In a single window of the Tellurirhabdus bombi genome:
- a CDS encoding carboxypeptidase-like regulatory domain-containing protein — MFTGIVTSGKTSEPLPEAYVYIPKAGRGILSNRMGYFALPVLPGDSVVFSYVGFKKQYTIIPRRLTETSFSAVIAMQEDVTTLAEVKVYPYATEELFKQALVNMKLPDEKERENLARNTSAEAMQRLAAMTPMSAAANYRYFMNQQFFGRDNLINRSQMTTIPFLNPFAWANFIQSVKNGDLKKKEYRQEMNATPRENLTRDDIIKYKN; from the coding sequence ATGTTTACTGGTATTGTAACTTCTGGAAAAACCAGTGAGCCGCTGCCAGAGGCGTACGTGTATATTCCCAAAGCGGGACGGGGTATTCTCTCGAACCGGATGGGCTATTTTGCCTTGCCTGTATTGCCGGGTGATAGCGTTGTGTTTAGCTATGTCGGCTTCAAAAAGCAATACACAATTATTCCCCGCCGCCTGACTGAAACGTCTTTCTCGGCGGTAATTGCCATGCAGGAGGACGTAACGACGCTAGCTGAAGTAAAAGTTTATCCGTACGCAACCGAAGAGTTATTTAAGCAGGCGCTAGTTAACATGAAGTTACCGGATGAAAAAGAACGCGAGAATCTGGCACGAAATACCAGCGCTGAGGCGATGCAGCGCCTGGCTGCTATGACACCCATGAGCGCTGCGGCGAACTACCGTTATTTCATGAACCAGCAGTTTTTTGGGCGGGATAACCTGATCAACCGCAGCCAAATGACAACGATTCCCTTCCTGAACCCTTTTGCTTGGGCTAATTTTATTCAATCCGTTAAAAACGGCGATTTGAAAAAGAAAGAGTACCGGCAGGAAATGAACGCCACGCCCCGCGAAAACCTGACGCGCGACGACATCATCAAGTATAAGAATTAA
- a CDS encoding DUF2007 domain-containing protein, which produces MLIRAEMAKIVLAGHEIDAVVINKKDSNVHFGNCEVYVPSQHAILAKVIISAEMQHVTGE; this is translated from the coding sequence ATGCTTATCAGAGCTGAGATGGCCAAGATTGTGTTGGCCGGACACGAAATCGACGCCGTTGTCATCAACAAAAAAGATAGTAACGTACATTTTGGCAACTGTGAGGTTTATGTTCCTTCACAACATGCCATTCTTGCCAAAGTGATTATTTCTGCTGAAATGCAGCACGTAACCGGCGAATGA
- a CDS encoding phosphatidate cytidylyltransferase, with product MKSRLDKMSNLQQRVIAAVVGIGLVLGAIWYGDWSFALLFCAISALTQLEFYRLLGLDGNQPLTYYGTLVGCFIVLLTFLIEKEVIAYDNYFLICPAASMVFLIKLYKKNDLKPFSNIGFTFLGIIYVAVPFALLNVLALWRGVYRPGLVLGCLMLLWASDIGAYFAGTKFGRRKLFERVSPKKSWEGSVGGAIASGIVAFGLIVGKFEPDLQAWEWYCIGAIIVVTGTYGDLVESLFKRSIAIKDSGSSIPGHGGFLDRFDGLLVAAPFIITFLKVFS from the coding sequence ATGAAATCTAGGTTAGATAAAATGTCGAATCTTCAACAGCGGGTCATTGCAGCCGTGGTGGGGATAGGACTTGTTTTAGGGGCAATCTGGTATGGCGATTGGAGCTTTGCCCTGCTTTTTTGCGCCATTAGTGCGCTGACGCAGCTGGAGTTTTACCGCCTGCTGGGTCTTGATGGAAACCAGCCGTTGACCTACTATGGCACCTTGGTGGGCTGCTTTATTGTGTTGCTGACGTTTTTAATTGAAAAAGAGGTAATTGCCTATGATAATTACTTTCTGATCTGTCCGGCAGCGTCGATGGTCTTTCTCATCAAGCTCTACAAAAAGAACGATCTAAAGCCTTTTTCGAATATCGGGTTTACTTTTCTGGGTATCATTTACGTGGCAGTGCCCTTTGCCCTGCTGAATGTGCTGGCACTCTGGCGAGGCGTATACCGACCCGGTTTGGTGCTGGGCTGCCTGATGCTGCTTTGGGCCAGCGACATTGGGGCTTACTTTGCCGGAACCAAATTTGGTCGACGGAAATTATTTGAACGGGTGTCGCCCAAAAAATCCTGGGAGGGGAGCGTGGGAGGTGCCATTGCCTCCGGAATTGTCGCGTTTGGGTTGATTGTCGGAAAGTTTGAGCCTGATTTGCAAGCCTGGGAATGGTACTGCATTGGCGCGATTATCGTAGTGACGGGTACCTACGGCGATTTGGTTGAATCGTTGTTTAAACGGAGCATTGCCATTAAAGACTCCGGTTCGAGTATTCCAGGACACGGTGGTTTTCTGGATCGCTTCGACGGTTTATTGGTAGCAGCGCCTTTTATCATTACGTTTTTGAAAGTTTTCTCGTAG
- a CDS encoding acyl-CoA carboxylase subunit beta, with protein sequence MNPETKPSKTEQLDRKNAEAEIGGGQKRIDAQHKKGKLTARERVALLVDEGSFEEIGKFVMHRTRDFGLDKEHYLGDGVVTGYGTVNGRLVYVFAQDFTVFGGALSETHAEKICKIMDLAMKNGAPVIGLNDSGGARIQEGVLSLAGYADIFYRNTLASGVIPQISAVMGPCAGGAVYSPAITDFILMVENTSYMFVTGPNVVKTVTHETVTSEELGGASTHSTKSGVTHFACANEVECIQYIKRLLSYVPQNCEDDTPRLPYEATDETRPGLNTIIPENPNQPYDMREVIEELVDEGSFFEVHKAFAENIVVGFARLAGRSIGIVGNQPAVLAGVLDIQASTKAARFVRFCDSFNIPLLVLEDVPGFLPGTDQEWNGIITNGAKLLYAFCEATVPRVTVITRKAYGGAYDVMNSKHIGADLNYAWPTAEIAVMGASGAAEIIFKREIAEAEDPQTKLQEKVLDYTEKFANPYRAAHRGYIDEVIYPEQTRHKLIRAFQMLENKVATLPKKKHGNIPL encoded by the coding sequence ATGAATCCTGAAACGAAGCCTTCCAAAACTGAACAATTAGACCGTAAGAATGCTGAAGCTGAAATTGGCGGTGGACAAAAACGCATTGATGCCCAACATAAAAAAGGCAAGCTAACCGCCCGGGAGCGCGTTGCCTTGCTGGTGGATGAAGGCTCGTTTGAGGAAATCGGCAAGTTTGTCATGCACCGAACCCGGGATTTTGGGCTGGACAAAGAACATTACCTGGGCGACGGCGTTGTGACGGGCTACGGAACGGTGAATGGTCGGCTGGTCTACGTCTTCGCACAGGATTTTACTGTCTTTGGCGGCGCTCTATCGGAAACCCACGCCGAAAAGATTTGCAAAATCATGGATCTGGCCATGAAAAACGGCGCTCCGGTCATTGGCCTGAACGATTCGGGAGGGGCCCGGATTCAGGAAGGCGTTCTTTCGCTGGCGGGTTATGCCGACATTTTTTACCGCAATACGCTGGCCTCGGGTGTGATTCCACAAATTTCGGCGGTGATGGGTCCCTGCGCGGGCGGTGCCGTTTATAGCCCAGCCATCACGGATTTTATTCTGATGGTGGAAAACACTTCATACATGTTCGTGACAGGCCCGAATGTGGTCAAGACAGTCACGCACGAAACCGTTACGTCGGAAGAGTTGGGCGGTGCCAGTACGCATAGCACCAAGTCGGGCGTGACGCATTTTGCCTGCGCAAATGAGGTAGAATGCATCCAATACATCAAACGGCTCCTGAGTTACGTGCCGCAGAATTGCGAAGACGATACGCCCCGCCTGCCGTACGAAGCCACGGACGAAACGCGCCCCGGCCTCAATACCATCATTCCAGAAAACCCGAACCAGCCGTACGACATGCGGGAGGTGATTGAGGAATTGGTTGATGAAGGCAGCTTTTTTGAGGTTCACAAAGCCTTTGCCGAAAACATTGTGGTTGGCTTCGCGCGTCTGGCGGGTCGGAGCATTGGCATCGTGGGGAACCAACCGGCCGTTCTGGCGGGCGTTCTCGATATTCAGGCCAGTACCAAAGCCGCCCGATTTGTTCGCTTTTGCGACTCCTTCAACATTCCGCTGCTGGTGCTGGAAGATGTCCCCGGTTTTCTGCCCGGCACGGACCAGGAATGGAACGGCATCATTACCAACGGGGCCAAATTGCTTTACGCTTTTTGCGAGGCAACCGTTCCGCGTGTGACCGTGATTACCCGCAAGGCCTACGGCGGCGCTTATGACGTGATGAACTCCAAACACATCGGTGCCGATTTGAACTATGCCTGGCCAACGGCCGAAATTGCGGTGATGGGCGCCAGCGGAGCCGCCGAGATCATTTTTAAACGCGAGATTGCCGAAGCTGAGGATCCGCAGACCAAACTTCAGGAGAAAGTATTGGACTATACGGAGAAGTTTGCCAATCCTTACCGCGCGGCGCATCGGGGTTACATCGACGAAGTAATCTACCCGGAACAGACCCGACATAAGCTTATTCGGGCCTTTCAAATGCTGGAAAACAAAGTGGCCACCTTACCCAAGAAAAAGCACGGTAACATTCCGTTGTGA
- a CDS encoding M42 family metallopeptidase has protein sequence MNEQSKTFLYKYLNNASPTGFESSGQQIWLDYLKPYIDEHIVDVYGTAVGVINPGKDYKVVIEAHSDEISWFVNYIDDNGYIFVRRNGGSDAVIAPSMRVNLHTKKGVVTGVFGWPAIHVRDLAKDTAPKVTDLFIDVGAHTKQEVIDMGIHVGTVCTFVDGLFEMNNRYYVGRALDNRMGGFMIAEVARQLKENNVELPFTLYVVNAVQEEIGLRGAEMIARRLKPDLAICTDVTHDTQSPKYDKKEQGDLKAGGGPVLCYGPAVQNNVLDFIIDVAEQKDIPFQRQAVSRSTGTDTDAFAYATEGIASALISLPLKYMHTTVETVHIDDVQSVIHLMYETLLTLKGNEDFRYIK, from the coding sequence ATGAACGAACAAAGCAAAACATTTCTCTACAAATACCTCAATAATGCCTCTCCCACCGGCTTCGAGTCGTCGGGACAGCAAATCTGGCTGGATTATCTGAAACCTTATATCGATGAGCACATTGTCGATGTCTACGGTACCGCCGTCGGCGTCATCAATCCCGGCAAAGATTACAAGGTTGTTATCGAAGCACATTCCGACGAAATTTCGTGGTTTGTTAATTATATCGACGATAATGGCTACATTTTCGTGCGCCGCAACGGCGGTTCGGATGCCGTCATTGCTCCGTCCATGCGCGTTAACCTACACACCAAAAAAGGCGTTGTAACGGGTGTTTTTGGCTGGCCAGCCATCCACGTCCGCGATTTGGCTAAGGACACGGCGCCCAAAGTTACCGACCTCTTTATTGATGTGGGTGCTCATACGAAGCAGGAAGTTATCGACATGGGTATTCACGTGGGCACTGTCTGCACGTTTGTCGATGGTCTGTTCGAGATGAACAACCGCTATTACGTGGGGCGGGCGCTCGACAACCGCATGGGAGGCTTTATGATTGCGGAAGTAGCCCGGCAACTGAAAGAAAATAACGTTGAACTGCCGTTTACGCTATACGTCGTCAATGCGGTACAGGAAGAAATTGGTTTGCGGGGTGCCGAGATGATTGCCCGCCGCCTGAAACCAGATCTGGCGATTTGTACGGACGTTACGCACGATACGCAATCCCCAAAATACGACAAAAAAGAACAAGGCGACCTAAAAGCGGGCGGTGGTCCCGTGCTGTGCTACGGTCCGGCGGTGCAGAACAATGTGCTCGATTTCATCATTGACGTGGCGGAGCAAAAGGACATTCCGTTCCAGCGGCAAGCTGTTAGTCGTTCGACCGGAACCGATACGGACGCCTTTGCCTACGCAACAGAAGGCATCGCTTCGGCCCTGATTTCGCTACCGCTCAAGTACATGCATACGACTGTGGAAACGGTTCATATCGATGACGTGCAATCGGTGATTCACCTCATGTACGAAACATTGCTTACGCTGAAAGGCAACGAAGATTTCCGGTACATCAAATAA
- a CDS encoding acetyl-CoA carboxylase biotin carboxyl carrier protein subunit has protein sequence MYRATVNEKDTFDIDFPSGQPTLNGEPFAWDLVPLNDRQFHILHQNRSFVAELLELDPAEKSVTLRINQGIHTIKLKDRFDLLLAQMGMESTNKARINEIKAPMPGLILSINVQVGDTVQKGDTVLILEAMKMENVIKAPGESTIKSIRVQRGESVEKNQVLIDFA, from the coding sequence ATGTACCGCGCTACGGTCAACGAAAAAGATACATTTGATATTGATTTCCCGTCTGGTCAACCTACGCTCAATGGCGAGCCTTTCGCCTGGGATTTAGTGCCTTTAAACGACCGTCAGTTTCATATTCTGCATCAGAATCGTTCTTTTGTGGCCGAACTGCTGGAACTCGACCCTGCCGAAAAAAGCGTTACGCTTAGAATCAATCAGGGCATCCATACCATCAAACTGAAAGATCGTTTTGATCTTCTGTTGGCCCAAATGGGCATGGAATCGACTAACAAAGCGCGGATCAACGAAATCAAAGCACCCATGCCGGGCCTGATTCTGAGTATCAACGTACAGGTGGGTGACACCGTGCAGAAAGGCGATACCGTTCTGATTCTGGAAGCCATGAAGATGGAAAACGTCATCAAAGCACCCGGCGAAAGCACCATCAAAAGCATCCGCGTTCAACGAGGTGAGAGTGTTGAGAAAAATCAGGTTCTGATTGACTTCGCTTGA
- a CDS encoding glycerophosphodiester phosphodiesterase family protein, producing the protein MKKFSIVWAVIILLAGCSPKTVRTAYRVPKNGLSQFFRYEPGKTPMISAHRGGGDIKGYPENCIESFQYLADRMPTIIECDISLTKDSVLMMMHDNSLERTTTGKGKLNEVRWEYCKTLNLEDNQGNLTKFKIPTLEEVLRWGKGKVVFTLDVKRTVPFEKVVDMIHKTGATDYAAVITYNATDAAKLHRLDPALMLSVGIMKQADYERLRELGIPDNRMIAFVGTKEANPDLYRFLHEKGISCILGTLGNLDKQAAAKGDQLYRQYAKNGADIMSTDRPLELWEAVKETK; encoded by the coding sequence ATGAAAAAGTTTAGTATTGTTTGGGCCGTTATCATTCTTTTGGCGGGTTGCAGCCCCAAAACGGTGCGGACGGCCTACCGCGTCCCGAAAAATGGGCTATCGCAGTTCTTTCGGTATGAGCCGGGGAAAACGCCGATGATTAGCGCCCACCGGGGCGGAGGGGATATTAAAGGTTATCCCGAAAATTGCATCGAATCGTTTCAGTACCTGGCCGACCGGATGCCCACCATCATCGAGTGCGATATTTCGCTGACGAAAGACAGTGTGCTGATGATGATGCACGACAACAGCCTGGAGCGGACGACCACGGGCAAAGGGAAGCTAAATGAGGTGAGGTGGGAATACTGCAAAACGTTGAATCTGGAAGATAATCAGGGCAACTTAACCAAGTTCAAAATTCCAACGCTGGAAGAGGTATTGCGGTGGGGGAAAGGCAAAGTAGTGTTTACGCTGGACGTGAAACGCACGGTTCCTTTCGAAAAAGTGGTCGATATGATTCACAAAACGGGTGCCACCGATTACGCGGCGGTAATTACGTATAATGCTACCGATGCCGCGAAACTGCATCGCCTCGATCCGGCGTTGATGCTATCCGTAGGCATTATGAAACAAGCGGATTATGAGCGTCTGCGTGAATTAGGAATTCCTGATAATCGGATGATTGCCTTTGTTGGCACAAAAGAAGCGAACCCGGACCTGTATCGTTTTTTGCACGAAAAAGGCATTTCGTGCATTCTGGGAACACTCGGCAACCTGGACAAACAGGCCGCAGCCAAAGGCGACCAGCTATACCGGCAATACGCTAAAAACGGCGCGGATATTATGTCAACCGACCGACCATTGGAACTTTGGGAAGCCGTTAAAGAAACGAAGTAA
- a CDS encoding DMT family transporter: MTTPTSTERPISPPAQQTTPLLAWILLFILALVWGSSFILIKRSLASFSPTQVATGRITFAFLFFLPYVMLKIRQFPRQQSWVLLASGVLGYLIPAFMFAIAGAHLSSSLAGALNSLSPLFTLVLGAIFFGNSLQTRQVIGVLLGFAGSVFLVFLSATGSFSVNGYALLLVVATLCYGLNINLVSRYLRHLPALTSTSWTFALTGPLALLGLLTTDFPVRAVNPASSSSFVMLIILGVLGSGLMTVLFNRIIQLSSAIFASSVTYLIPIVALGWGLLDGEPLYWPQIMGMAICLFGVYLINRK; this comes from the coding sequence ATGACCACGCCGACGTCTACCGAGCGACCTATTTCGCCGCCTGCCCAACAGACAACGCCCTTGCTGGCCTGGATTCTGCTTTTTATTCTCGCTTTGGTCTGGGGCAGTTCATTTATTCTCATTAAGCGAAGCCTGGCTTCTTTTTCACCAACGCAGGTTGCCACGGGACGGATTACATTCGCCTTTTTGTTCTTTCTGCCTTACGTGATGCTTAAAATTCGGCAGTTTCCACGGCAGCAGAGCTGGGTTTTATTGGCCTCGGGCGTATTGGGCTACCTCATTCCCGCCTTCATGTTTGCCATTGCCGGAGCCCATCTTAGTAGCTCGTTAGCGGGTGCGTTGAATTCGCTAAGTCCGTTGTTTACGTTGGTTTTAGGTGCTATTTTCTTCGGAAACTCGCTCCAGACCAGGCAGGTTATTGGCGTTTTACTGGGCTTCGCCGGCTCTGTATTTTTGGTTTTTCTGAGTGCAACCGGCTCTTTTTCGGTTAATGGCTACGCGCTTTTACTTGTTGTCGCTACTTTGTGTTATGGCCTCAATATCAATCTGGTATCGCGCTATCTTCGACACTTACCCGCGCTAACCTCCACCTCCTGGACGTTTGCACTGACCGGCCCCCTTGCCCTGCTGGGCCTGCTTACCACCGATTTTCCCGTCCGGGCGGTCAATCCGGCGTCTTCATCGTCGTTTGTGATGCTGATTATTCTGGGCGTGCTGGGTTCTGGCTTGATGACTGTTCTGTTTAACCGCATCATCCAATTGTCATCGGCCATTTTTGCGTCTTCTGTTACGTACCTGATTCCGATTGTTGCTTTAGGCTGGGGCCTTCTGGATGGCGAGCCGCTCTACTGGCCGCAAATCATGGGTATGGCAATTTGCTTATTTGGGGTATATTTGATCAATCGAAAATAA
- the dusB gene encoding tRNA dihydrouridine synthase DusB, producing the protein MAKIGKIELGDFPLLLAPMEDVSDPPFRAVCKANGADLMYTEFISSEGLIRDAAKSVQKLDIFEYERPIGIQLFGSDIETMRACSEIATRANPDLIDINYGCPVKNVACRGAGAALLQDIPKMVQMTEAVVKATHLPVTVKTRLGWDDNTKNIMEVAERLQDIGIQALTVHGRTRVQMYKGEADWTLIGRIKENPRVTIPIFGNGDIDSPEKALEYRNRYGVDGIMIGRASIGYPWIFNEIKHFLKTGGHLPIPTIADRVDVCRQHLDFSIRWKGERVGTFEMRRHYTNYFKGLENFKPYRQRLVTADTYDELQGILAEVADFYAVESV; encoded by the coding sequence ATGGCAAAAATTGGTAAGATAGAATTAGGGGATTTTCCGCTGTTGCTGGCACCGATGGAGGACGTAAGCGATCCGCCTTTCCGGGCGGTTTGTAAGGCCAATGGTGCAGATTTAATGTATACGGAGTTTATTTCATCCGAAGGATTGATCCGTGACGCGGCGAAAAGCGTTCAGAAGCTGGATATTTTTGAATACGAGCGGCCCATTGGTATTCAGTTGTTTGGTTCCGATATCGAAACCATGCGGGCTTGCTCCGAGATTGCCACCCGCGCGAATCCGGATCTGATCGATATTAATTACGGTTGTCCGGTGAAAAACGTAGCCTGCCGGGGTGCCGGAGCGGCTTTGTTGCAGGACATTCCCAAAATGGTTCAAATGACCGAAGCCGTTGTCAAGGCGACGCATTTACCCGTGACGGTCAAAACCCGCCTGGGCTGGGACGACAACACCAAAAACATTATGGAAGTTGCCGAGCGGCTTCAGGACATCGGCATTCAGGCGTTGACCGTCCACGGACGCACGCGGGTGCAGATGTACAAGGGAGAGGCCGATTGGACACTTATTGGCCGAATCAAGGAAAACCCGCGCGTCACCATTCCTATTTTCGGTAATGGCGACATTGATAGCCCCGAAAAAGCCCTGGAATACCGCAATCGCTACGGCGTGGATGGCATCATGATTGGCCGGGCCAGCATCGGCTATCCGTGGATCTTTAACGAAATCAAGCACTTCCTGAAAACTGGCGGTCATCTCCCTATTCCAACCATCGCCGACCGCGTGGACGTTTGCCGCCAGCACCTCGATTTTTCCATCCGCTGGAAAGGCGAACGCGTGGGCACCTTTGAGATGCGTCGGCATTACACCAATTATTTTAAAGGGCTGGAAAACTTTAAACCGTATCGGCAACGGCTGGTCACGGCTGATACATACGATGAGTTACAAGGCATTTTGGCAGAAGTAGCTGATTTTTATGCCGTTGAAAGCGTCTAA
- a CDS encoding CPBP family intramembrane glutamic endopeptidase — protein MTELRSNNPLAEGLHPLRSIILLLGFVLVGMSLGSIVSALLLVIWSTMQDGGAARNTFELLSNPEAFSGSWYLLILIQGISHALTFLVPCLLYWRMMERRRWKDFNPRPLSTVNSLALVVLLTIAFMPFNGLIIEWNQNINLPPAFEGLEEWMKQKEDQLTKLTTFLVSFDSPVQLMLALVVVGALPGIGEEVLFRGLLQRKLGQWTGNTHAAIWIAAAIFSAIHFQFYGFFPRMLLGALFGYLYAWSGNLWVPILAHFVNNGFTVLMVWLYRQRVVPIDIENTNSVPLTGAFFSLLLTIGLLYYFRKSNQAARSHPYG, from the coding sequence ATGACTGAATTACGTTCAAATAATCCGTTGGCCGAAGGGCTGCATCCCCTGCGCAGTATAATCCTTTTGCTGGGATTCGTGTTGGTTGGTATGTCGCTGGGAAGTATTGTTTCAGCCCTATTGCTGGTGATCTGGTCAACGATGCAGGATGGGGGAGCGGCCCGTAATACGTTCGAATTACTGAGCAATCCGGAAGCTTTTTCAGGAAGCTGGTATCTGCTGATTTTAATTCAGGGAATCAGCCACGCCCTGACTTTTCTGGTCCCCTGTCTGCTTTACTGGCGAATGATGGAACGTCGCCGCTGGAAAGATTTCAACCCGCGTCCGCTGTCGACAGTCAACTCCCTGGCATTGGTGGTTTTGCTGACCATTGCTTTTATGCCGTTTAACGGATTAATTATTGAGTGGAATCAGAACATTAACTTGCCCCCGGCTTTTGAAGGGCTGGAAGAGTGGATGAAGCAAAAGGAAGACCAGCTCACAAAGCTGACCACCTTTCTGGTTTCGTTTGATTCGCCGGTGCAGCTTATGCTGGCCTTAGTGGTTGTTGGGGCGCTGCCCGGCATTGGAGAAGAGGTTTTATTTCGAGGCTTGCTGCAACGGAAACTAGGCCAATGGACTGGAAATACCCACGCGGCGATCTGGATTGCTGCGGCCATTTTTAGCGCGATTCACTTTCAATTTTACGGATTTTTTCCACGGATGTTACTCGGCGCGCTATTTGGGTATCTCTACGCCTGGTCCGGAAATTTATGGGTTCCGATTCTGGCCCATTTCGTCAATAATGGCTTCACCGTGTTGATGGTATGGCTATACCGGCAGCGAGTAGTGCCCATCGATATTGAAAATACAAACTCGGTTCCGCTGACGGGTGCTTTTTTTTCGTTACTTTTAACAATTGGATTATTGTATTACTTCCGAAAAAGCAACCAAGCTGCTCGTTCACATCCGTATGGCTAA